The proteins below come from a single Magallana gigas chromosome 10, xbMagGiga1.1, whole genome shotgun sequence genomic window:
- the LOC105329405 gene encoding uncharacterized protein isoform X2, with product MFTIDIVGFPKIQGCTFGFVSGRKFFSVRVMATADIQESDAGRPWEYKSQPKDHPLVKELFSRHHDYPEMPVPFSVGLVSMDTSGASSDLKTEETNIDISPQKITLSGNVHSVEDIRYVIPSVLDNAMYIVISVYNNLEGTPNTLFYTIKTLDGYQAVSITNLIRKSVFDKFISVTLCGSDFAARAVNFNRPLFSDDVYCSVTSDEDYKTYYVRIDKECMCFFTDQFQRSPILTLLFWKERDDFVVERVCMTNNTKEIKLECTGATVQVKDQRNVDEIRCVIANNSSRPKLVFHDYQALLGHLSGSRDEPLSETRGGPHSVQTRYRTEHQEWGPSTFEGPSTSGFFQDKDEFEEIIDSLRTAETQCSQMGPEMSETTSLNWIVAESDIQQIQEAGLFPESVLQSAGLDPNDSAHFRRCLESLEDEMMKKQRYDVALSHCRGMKEIFAANTTSGSLRRLLKESDLDILKMVYFRSWL from the exons ATGTTTACAATAGATATAGTAGGATTTCCAAAAATCCAGGGTTGTACTTTCGGTTTCGTTTCTGGCAGGAAATTTTTTTCAGTACG agtAATGGCTACCGCCGACATTCAAGAATCGGACGCAGGTCGTCCATGGGAATATAAGAGCCAACCCAAAGACCACCCCCTG GTGAAAGAGCTCTTCAGCAGGCACCATGATTACCCAGAAATGCCTGTGCCGTTTTCCGTGGGACTGGTTTCCATGGATACCAGTGGTGCCTCAAGTGACCTGAAGACAGAAGAAACCAATATCGATATATCCCCACAAAAAATTACATTGTCTGGAAATGTACATAGCGTGGAAGACATTAGATATGTGATTCCTTCTGTATTGGACAATgctatgtacattgtaatttcTGTTTACAATAACCTCGAAGGGACACCaaacactttattttatacCATTAAAACTTTGGACGGATATCAGGCAGTGTCAATAACAAATCTTATCAGGAAATCTGTCTTTGATAAATTCATCTCTGTCACTCTTTGTGGTTCGGATTTTGCGGCCAGGGCTGTGAATTTCAATCGGCCTTTATTTAGCGATGACGTATATTGTTCTGTGACGTCAGATGAGGATTACAAAACATATTACGTTCGTATAGACAAGGAATGCATGTGTTTTTTCACCGACCAGTTTCAGCGGTCGCCGATCCTGACTCTCTTGTTTTGGAAGGAAAGAGATGACTTTGTTGTAGAGCGTGTCTGCATGACTAATAATACGAAGGAGATTAAACTGGAATGCACGGGCGCTACAGTCCAAGTCAAA GACCAAAGAAACGTCGACGAAATAAGATGTGTAATAGCTAATAATTCATCGAGGCCAAAACTAGTATTCCATG actACCAAGCTCTCCTTGGACATTTGAGTGGCTCCCGTGATGAACCTCTCAGTGAAACCCGTGGTGGGCCTCACAGTGTACAGACCCGGTACAGAACGGAGCACCAGGAATGGGGACCTTCAACCTTTGAAGGACCCTCCACTTCCGGATTCTTTCAAG acaaagaCGAATTTGAAGAAATCATAG ACTCACTAAGGACAGCCGAAACCCAGTGCTCGCAAATGGGACCAGAAATGAGCGAAACGACCAGTCTCAATTGGATCGTGGCTGAATCTGATATTCAGCAAATCCAGGAAGCCGGTCTGTTTCCGGAGAGTGTTCTCCAAAGTGCTG GGTTGGACCCCAATGATTCAGCTCATTTCAGAAGATGTTTGGAGAGTCTGGAGGACGAGATGATGAAAAAACAGAG ATACGATGTAGCGCTGTCACACTGTCGAGGCATGAAGGAGATTTTTGCAGCAAATACCACATCAGGGAGTCTGAGGAGGCTCTTGAAAGAAAGTGACCTTGACATTTTGAAGATGGTGTACTTTAGGTCATGGTTGTAA
- the LOC105329405 gene encoding uncharacterized protein isoform X1 yields MFTIDIVGFPKIQGCTFGFVSGRKFFSVRVMATADIQESDAGRPWEYKSQPKDHPLVSYKSHSKDHPLVKELFSRHHDYPEMPVPFSVGLVSMDTSGASSDLKTEETNIDISPQKITLSGNVHSVEDIRYVIPSVLDNAMYIVISVYNNLEGTPNTLFYTIKTLDGYQAVSITNLIRKSVFDKFISVTLCGSDFAARAVNFNRPLFSDDVYCSVTSDEDYKTYYVRIDKECMCFFTDQFQRSPILTLLFWKERDDFVVERVCMTNNTKEIKLECTGATVQVKDQRNVDEIRCVIANNSSRPKLVFHDYQALLGHLSGSRDEPLSETRGGPHSVQTRYRTEHQEWGPSTFEGPSTSGFFQDKDEFEEIIDSLRTAETQCSQMGPEMSETTSLNWIVAESDIQQIQEAGLFPESVLQSAGLDPNDSAHFRRCLESLEDEMMKKQRYDVALSHCRGMKEIFAANTTSGSLRRLLKESDLDILKMVYFRSWL; encoded by the exons ATGTTTACAATAGATATAGTAGGATTTCCAAAAATCCAGGGTTGTACTTTCGGTTTCGTTTCTGGCAGGAAATTTTTTTCAGTACG agtAATGGCTACCGCCGACATTCAAGAATCGGACGCAGGTCGTCCATGGGAATATAAGAGCCAACCCAAAGACCACCCCCTGGTAAGTTATAAGAGCCATTCCAAAGACCACCCCCTG GTGAAAGAGCTCTTCAGCAGGCACCATGATTACCCAGAAATGCCTGTGCCGTTTTCCGTGGGACTGGTTTCCATGGATACCAGTGGTGCCTCAAGTGACCTGAAGACAGAAGAAACCAATATCGATATATCCCCACAAAAAATTACATTGTCTGGAAATGTACATAGCGTGGAAGACATTAGATATGTGATTCCTTCTGTATTGGACAATgctatgtacattgtaatttcTGTTTACAATAACCTCGAAGGGACACCaaacactttattttatacCATTAAAACTTTGGACGGATATCAGGCAGTGTCAATAACAAATCTTATCAGGAAATCTGTCTTTGATAAATTCATCTCTGTCACTCTTTGTGGTTCGGATTTTGCGGCCAGGGCTGTGAATTTCAATCGGCCTTTATTTAGCGATGACGTATATTGTTCTGTGACGTCAGATGAGGATTACAAAACATATTACGTTCGTATAGACAAGGAATGCATGTGTTTTTTCACCGACCAGTTTCAGCGGTCGCCGATCCTGACTCTCTTGTTTTGGAAGGAAAGAGATGACTTTGTTGTAGAGCGTGTCTGCATGACTAATAATACGAAGGAGATTAAACTGGAATGCACGGGCGCTACAGTCCAAGTCAAA GACCAAAGAAACGTCGACGAAATAAGATGTGTAATAGCTAATAATTCATCGAGGCCAAAACTAGTATTCCATG actACCAAGCTCTCCTTGGACATTTGAGTGGCTCCCGTGATGAACCTCTCAGTGAAACCCGTGGTGGGCCTCACAGTGTACAGACCCGGTACAGAACGGAGCACCAGGAATGGGGACCTTCAACCTTTGAAGGACCCTCCACTTCCGGATTCTTTCAAG acaaagaCGAATTTGAAGAAATCATAG ACTCACTAAGGACAGCCGAAACCCAGTGCTCGCAAATGGGACCAGAAATGAGCGAAACGACCAGTCTCAATTGGATCGTGGCTGAATCTGATATTCAGCAAATCCAGGAAGCCGGTCTGTTTCCGGAGAGTGTTCTCCAAAGTGCTG GGTTGGACCCCAATGATTCAGCTCATTTCAGAAGATGTTTGGAGAGTCTGGAGGACGAGATGATGAAAAAACAGAG ATACGATGTAGCGCTGTCACACTGTCGAGGCATGAAGGAGATTTTTGCAGCAAATACCACATCAGGGAGTCTGAGGAGGCTCTTGAAAGAAAGTGACCTTGACATTTTGAAGATGGTGTACTTTAGGTCATGGTTGTAA
- the LOC105329405 gene encoding uncharacterized protein isoform X4, with protein sequence MATADIQESDAGRPWEYKSQPKDHPLVKELFSRHHDYPEMPVPFSVGLVSMDTSGASSDLKTEETNIDISPQKITLSGNVHSVEDIRYVIPSVLDNAMYIVISVYNNLEGTPNTLFYTIKTLDGYQAVSITNLIRKSVFDKFISVTLCGSDFAARAVNFNRPLFSDDVYCSVTSDEDYKTYYVRIDKECMCFFTDQFQRSPILTLLFWKERDDFVVERVCMTNNTKEIKLECTGATVQVKDQRNVDEIRCVIANNSSRPKLVFHDYQALLGHLSGSRDEPLSETRGGPHSVQTRYRTEHQEWGPSTFEGPSTSGFFQDKDEFEEIIDSLRTAETQCSQMGPEMSETTSLNWIVAESDIQQIQEAGLFPESVLQSAGLDPNDSAHFRRCLESLEDEMMKKQRYDVALSHCRGMKEIFAANTTSGSLRRLLKESDLDILKMVYFRSWL encoded by the exons ATGGCTACCGCCGACATTCAAGAATCGGACGCAGGTCGTCCATGGGAATATAAGAGCCAACCCAAAGACCACCCCCTG GTGAAAGAGCTCTTCAGCAGGCACCATGATTACCCAGAAATGCCTGTGCCGTTTTCCGTGGGACTGGTTTCCATGGATACCAGTGGTGCCTCAAGTGACCTGAAGACAGAAGAAACCAATATCGATATATCCCCACAAAAAATTACATTGTCTGGAAATGTACATAGCGTGGAAGACATTAGATATGTGATTCCTTCTGTATTGGACAATgctatgtacattgtaatttcTGTTTACAATAACCTCGAAGGGACACCaaacactttattttatacCATTAAAACTTTGGACGGATATCAGGCAGTGTCAATAACAAATCTTATCAGGAAATCTGTCTTTGATAAATTCATCTCTGTCACTCTTTGTGGTTCGGATTTTGCGGCCAGGGCTGTGAATTTCAATCGGCCTTTATTTAGCGATGACGTATATTGTTCTGTGACGTCAGATGAGGATTACAAAACATATTACGTTCGTATAGACAAGGAATGCATGTGTTTTTTCACCGACCAGTTTCAGCGGTCGCCGATCCTGACTCTCTTGTTTTGGAAGGAAAGAGATGACTTTGTTGTAGAGCGTGTCTGCATGACTAATAATACGAAGGAGATTAAACTGGAATGCACGGGCGCTACAGTCCAAGTCAAA GACCAAAGAAACGTCGACGAAATAAGATGTGTAATAGCTAATAATTCATCGAGGCCAAAACTAGTATTCCATG actACCAAGCTCTCCTTGGACATTTGAGTGGCTCCCGTGATGAACCTCTCAGTGAAACCCGTGGTGGGCCTCACAGTGTACAGACCCGGTACAGAACGGAGCACCAGGAATGGGGACCTTCAACCTTTGAAGGACCCTCCACTTCCGGATTCTTTCAAG acaaagaCGAATTTGAAGAAATCATAG ACTCACTAAGGACAGCCGAAACCCAGTGCTCGCAAATGGGACCAGAAATGAGCGAAACGACCAGTCTCAATTGGATCGTGGCTGAATCTGATATTCAGCAAATCCAGGAAGCCGGTCTGTTTCCGGAGAGTGTTCTCCAAAGTGCTG GGTTGGACCCCAATGATTCAGCTCATTTCAGAAGATGTTTGGAGAGTCTGGAGGACGAGATGATGAAAAAACAGAG ATACGATGTAGCGCTGTCACACTGTCGAGGCATGAAGGAGATTTTTGCAGCAAATACCACATCAGGGAGTCTGAGGAGGCTCTTGAAAGAAAGTGACCTTGACATTTTGAAGATGGTGTACTTTAGGTCATGGTTGTAA
- the LOC105329405 gene encoding uncharacterized protein isoform X3: MATADIQESDAGRPWEYKSQPKDHPLVSYKSHSKDHPLVKELFSRHHDYPEMPVPFSVGLVSMDTSGASSDLKTEETNIDISPQKITLSGNVHSVEDIRYVIPSVLDNAMYIVISVYNNLEGTPNTLFYTIKTLDGYQAVSITNLIRKSVFDKFISVTLCGSDFAARAVNFNRPLFSDDVYCSVTSDEDYKTYYVRIDKECMCFFTDQFQRSPILTLLFWKERDDFVVERVCMTNNTKEIKLECTGATVQVKDQRNVDEIRCVIANNSSRPKLVFHDYQALLGHLSGSRDEPLSETRGGPHSVQTRYRTEHQEWGPSTFEGPSTSGFFQDKDEFEEIIDSLRTAETQCSQMGPEMSETTSLNWIVAESDIQQIQEAGLFPESVLQSAGLDPNDSAHFRRCLESLEDEMMKKQRYDVALSHCRGMKEIFAANTTSGSLRRLLKESDLDILKMVYFRSWL, encoded by the exons ATGGCTACCGCCGACATTCAAGAATCGGACGCAGGTCGTCCATGGGAATATAAGAGCCAACCCAAAGACCACCCCCTGGTAAGTTATAAGAGCCATTCCAAAGACCACCCCCTG GTGAAAGAGCTCTTCAGCAGGCACCATGATTACCCAGAAATGCCTGTGCCGTTTTCCGTGGGACTGGTTTCCATGGATACCAGTGGTGCCTCAAGTGACCTGAAGACAGAAGAAACCAATATCGATATATCCCCACAAAAAATTACATTGTCTGGAAATGTACATAGCGTGGAAGACATTAGATATGTGATTCCTTCTGTATTGGACAATgctatgtacattgtaatttcTGTTTACAATAACCTCGAAGGGACACCaaacactttattttatacCATTAAAACTTTGGACGGATATCAGGCAGTGTCAATAACAAATCTTATCAGGAAATCTGTCTTTGATAAATTCATCTCTGTCACTCTTTGTGGTTCGGATTTTGCGGCCAGGGCTGTGAATTTCAATCGGCCTTTATTTAGCGATGACGTATATTGTTCTGTGACGTCAGATGAGGATTACAAAACATATTACGTTCGTATAGACAAGGAATGCATGTGTTTTTTCACCGACCAGTTTCAGCGGTCGCCGATCCTGACTCTCTTGTTTTGGAAGGAAAGAGATGACTTTGTTGTAGAGCGTGTCTGCATGACTAATAATACGAAGGAGATTAAACTGGAATGCACGGGCGCTACAGTCCAAGTCAAA GACCAAAGAAACGTCGACGAAATAAGATGTGTAATAGCTAATAATTCATCGAGGCCAAAACTAGTATTCCATG actACCAAGCTCTCCTTGGACATTTGAGTGGCTCCCGTGATGAACCTCTCAGTGAAACCCGTGGTGGGCCTCACAGTGTACAGACCCGGTACAGAACGGAGCACCAGGAATGGGGACCTTCAACCTTTGAAGGACCCTCCACTTCCGGATTCTTTCAAG acaaagaCGAATTTGAAGAAATCATAG ACTCACTAAGGACAGCCGAAACCCAGTGCTCGCAAATGGGACCAGAAATGAGCGAAACGACCAGTCTCAATTGGATCGTGGCTGAATCTGATATTCAGCAAATCCAGGAAGCCGGTCTGTTTCCGGAGAGTGTTCTCCAAAGTGCTG GGTTGGACCCCAATGATTCAGCTCATTTCAGAAGATGTTTGGAGAGTCTGGAGGACGAGATGATGAAAAAACAGAG ATACGATGTAGCGCTGTCACACTGTCGAGGCATGAAGGAGATTTTTGCAGCAAATACCACATCAGGGAGTCTGAGGAGGCTCTTGAAAGAAAGTGACCTTGACATTTTGAAGATGGTGTACTTTAGGTCATGGTTGTAA